One stretch of Lytechinus variegatus isolate NC3 chromosome 17, Lvar_3.0, whole genome shotgun sequence DNA includes these proteins:
- the LOC121431236 gene encoding solute carrier organic anion transporter family member 4A1-like: MIRVFESPAAFCVHLGVTVFIYTGCIGSYSTGTITTLQRQFLFKSSEIGVLLAVNDVVSMVTVTLTAYLGASRHRPRILGWFTLLFSVGCVITTIPQWVGESAFQNATSSSNSTNDLMCDVTSE; this comes from the coding sequence ATGATACGAGTTTTCGAAAGTCCCGCTGCGTTTTGCGTACATCTTGGAGTGACTGTCTTCATCTACACCGGATGCATAGGCTCCTACAGCACGGGAACCATCACGACCCTCCAGCGACAGTTCCTGTTCAAAAGCTCCGAAATCGGTGTTCTCCTCGCCGTCAACGATGTCGTCTCGATGGTCACAGTGACGCTGACGGCATACCTCGGAGCCAGTCGACATCGTCCACGGATCCTTGGATGGTTCACCCTCCTATTCTCCGTGGGATGCGTCATTACAACCATACCGCAATGGGTTGGAGAGAGTGCCTTCCAGAATGCCACATCCAGTTCTAATTCGACCAACGATTTAATGTGTGATGTTACAAGTgagtaa